The Deltaproteobacteria bacterium genome has a window encoding:
- a CDS encoding NAD-dependent epimerase/dehydratase family protein has protein sequence MGKRILVTGAGGFIGSHMARRLYKEGNFVRAADIKWDGFMPDPYYSEKLTLDLRSYENCLRATEGVEWVFQFAADMGGIGYITEIGAQIMHNSALININMLQASVETGVKRFFFPSSA, from the coding sequence GTGGTTTTATTGGAAGCCATATGGCTAGAAGGCTTTACAAAGAGGGAAATTTTGTGAGGGCAGCGGATATCAAATGGGATGGCTTTATGCCTGATCCCTACTATTCTGAGAAATTGACGTTGGATCTCAGGTCTTACGAAAACTGCCTTAGAGCTACTGAAGGAGTAGAATGGGTTTTCCAGTTTGCAGCAGACATGGGTGGGATTGGCTATATTACAGAAATAGGGGCGCAAATAATGCATAACAGCGCCCTGATCAATATAAACATGCTTCAGGCGTCTGTCGAGACCGGCGTGAAAAGGTTTTTCTTCCCCTCTTCTGC